Proteins encoded within one genomic window of Candidatus Obscuribacterales bacterium:
- a CDS encoding TldD/PmbA family protein, producing MAIAGYGGDPVDPLVVFNLVSALNPMIPDLTQLLQSLHVDADWIGLRAMREVSTRRSVRRQHPTHNGTRLDMGIMVEVVVDGQLGYGATNSFDRDDVQRAADQAHLQAIAARQWGLHACTTSVRPPVVGHYRSPCAKPLDVLTAGDVNDILLRLCRHLTVSSQVVQAIATAVTREIDIWLVSSSGSDVHQTLSVVEGHLSATAEDGAIIQQRSDHGYLAHSYQGGWECFLTDDLWARSQHIGEQAVELLTAEECPTLKTTLVLAPDQMMLQLHESVGHPLELDRILGDERNYAGGSFVKPQDFGRLAYGSPLMNVVFDPTIDGELASYQFDDIGAPAQRQYLIRSGTLERGLGSLESQERLRVRGVACARATSWNRPPIDRMANINLEPGSTPLPELIAQIDDGIYMETNRSWSIDDQRYKFQFGCEYAKRIEQGQITRTLRNPNYRATTPEFWHSLRLVGDRSTWQHYGTPLCGKGEPNQLIWVGHGSPVCAFEQVDVFGGGAA from the coding sequence GTGGCGATCGCTGGTTACGGCGGCGATCCTGTCGATCCGTTGGTGGTCTTCAACTTAGTCTCTGCCTTGAACCCTATGATTCCTGACCTAACTCAACTCTTGCAGTCTCTGCACGTCGATGCAGACTGGATCGGCCTGCGGGCCATGCGAGAGGTGTCAACGCGGCGATCGGTGCGCCGTCAGCATCCCACCCACAACGGCACCCGTTTAGATATGGGCATCATGGTGGAGGTGGTGGTGGATGGGCAGTTGGGCTATGGAGCCACCAACTCCTTTGATCGTGATGACGTCCAGCGAGCTGCAGATCAAGCACATCTGCAGGCGATCGCCGCTCGGCAGTGGGGGCTGCATGCCTGTACCACGTCGGTGCGCCCGCCCGTGGTGGGGCACTATCGCTCGCCCTGTGCAAAACCGCTGGATGTGCTGACGGCGGGGGATGTGAATGATATTCTGCTGCGGCTATGTCGTCATTTGACGGTGTCGTCTCAGGTTGTGCAGGCGATCGCCACCGCCGTGACCCGTGAGATCGATATCTGGTTGGTGAGCAGCAGCGGTTCGGATGTGCATCAAACCCTGTCGGTGGTGGAAGGGCATCTGTCGGCTACGGCGGAGGATGGCGCGATTATTCAGCAGCGCAGTGACCACGGATATTTAGCCCATTCTTACCAAGGGGGCTGGGAATGTTTTTTGACGGATGATCTCTGGGCGCGATCGCAACACATTGGGGAGCAGGCAGTGGAACTGCTGACGGCGGAGGAATGCCCAACGTTAAAAACGACCCTCGTTCTGGCTCCTGATCAAATGATGCTGCAGTTGCATGAAAGTGTGGGGCATCCCCTAGAACTGGATCGCATCTTGGGGGATGAGCGCAACTATGCGGGCGGCAGCTTTGTGAAACCCCAAGATTTTGGACGGCTGGCCTATGGTTCGCCGTTGATGAATGTGGTGTTTGATCCCACCATCGATGGGGAGTTAGCCAGCTACCAGTTTGATGACATCGGAGCCCCAGCCCAACGGCAATATCTGATCCGATCGGGCACTTTAGAGCGTGGTTTGGGCAGTTTGGAAAGCCAAGAGCGCTTACGGGTGAGAGGCGTAGCCTGCGCGCGGGCCACCTCTTGGAACCGCCCGCCCATTGATCGCATGGCCAACATCAACCTAGAGCCTGGTTCAACGCCTTTGCCGGAGCTGATTGCCCAGATTGACGATGGTATTTATATGGAAACCAATCGCTCCTGGTCCATTGATGATCAGCGCTATAAGTTTCAATTTGGCTGTGAATATGCCAAACGCATTGAACAGGGACAGATCACCCGCACGCTGCGCAACCCCAACTACCGCGCCACAACGCCCGAATTTTGGCATAGTCTCCGTCTCGTGGGCGATCGCTCTACCTGGCAACACTATGGCACGCCCCTCTGTGGCAAGGGTGAGCCCAATCAGTTGATTTGGGTTGGCCATGGATCGCCGGTCTGCGCCTTTGAGCAAGTAGACGTTTTTGGAGGAGGGGCAGCATGA
- a CDS encoding metallopeptidase TldD-related protein, producing the protein MMSTKADQLELVFRHLVTALGDRLHAHEHMSLELTGEQSQFVRFNRAKVRQIGTVSDGQVRLTLMADQRTGYYDLPLTGIWDQDWHHAQAALDTLRRELPQLPVDPYLVLPSGTANSGELYQGMIPAPRDVPDLVLAEVAGLDFAGLYAGGRVVRGYGDSVGQYHWFATDSFTLDYSLFTTDGQAVKGTYAGSHWQPNRYTARLDQAKQQLTRLAQPRKTVPAGSYRTYFAPAAIAELLSMFSWGGISEAALQRGDSAFRLLQTGEQRLSPLFTLSEDFSHGLVPRFNQLGDMTPVHVPLIVQGELVNTLVNARTAKEYGKVANGANGGETLRSPDLRPGNLLPDHVLSTLDTGLYVSNLHYLNWSDRPTGRITGMTRYACFWVEAGQMIAPIENLRFDESLYRCFGSHLVALTQTQDFVPEVGSYEHRDLGGMWVPGAIVDDFVYTL; encoded by the coding sequence ATGATGTCCACCAAAGCCGACCAGCTTGAACTTGTCTTCCGGCACTTGGTGACTGCCCTAGGCGATCGCCTCCATGCTCATGAGCACATGAGTCTTGAACTCACGGGCGAACAAAGCCAGTTTGTCCGCTTTAATCGCGCTAAGGTTCGCCAAATTGGTACGGTTAGCGATGGTCAGGTGCGGCTGACGTTGATGGCCGATCAGCGTACCGGCTACTATGACCTACCGCTGACGGGCATCTGGGATCAAGATTGGCATCATGCTCAAGCGGCCCTCGATACCCTGCGGCGCGAATTGCCCCAACTGCCGGTGGATCCCTACTTGGTCTTACCCAGCGGCACGGCCAACAGCGGCGAACTCTATCAGGGGATGATTCCTGCACCTAGGGATGTGCCAGATTTGGTGCTGGCGGAGGTGGCAGGGTTGGATTTTGCTGGCCTGTATGCGGGTGGACGGGTGGTGCGTGGCTATGGCGATTCGGTGGGGCAATATCACTGGTTTGCCACCGATTCCTTCACCCTTGACTATTCTCTGTTTACTACCGATGGGCAGGCGGTGAAGGGCACCTATGCCGGAAGTCATTGGCAGCCCAATCGCTATACTGCCCGGCTCGATCAAGCCAAGCAGCAACTCACCCGCTTGGCCCAGCCTAGGAAGACTGTGCCAGCGGGCAGCTATCGCACCTATTTTGCGCCGGCAGCGATCGCTGAACTGTTAAGTATGTTTTCCTGGGGAGGGATCAGTGAAGCCGCGCTGCAGCGAGGTGATAGCGCGTTCCGATTGCTGCAGACCGGGGAGCAGCGGCTATCCCCCCTCTTCACCCTATCAGAAGACTTTAGCCATGGACTCGTACCCCGATTCAACCAACTGGGCGACATGACGCCTGTCCATGTGCCGCTGATTGTGCAAGGGGAGTTGGTGAATACCCTGGTTAATGCCCGCACGGCCAAAGAGTATGGCAAGGTTGCTAACGGAGCCAATGGAGGGGAAACATTGCGATCGCCTGATCTGCGACCGGGTAATCTATTGCCCGATCATGTTCTATCCACTCTGGATACAGGGCTGTATGTTTCCAATTTGCACTATCTCAACTGGAGCGATCGCCCCACGGGACGAATTACTGGCATGACTCGCTATGCCTGTTTTTGGGTCGAAGCTGGCCAGATGATTGCCCCTATTGAAAACCTACGATTTGATGAAAGTCTCTACCGCTGTTTTGGCAGTCACTTGGTGGCGTTGACGCAAACCCAGGACTTTGTGCCAGAAGTGGGTAGCTATGAACATCGTGATCTAGGCGGTATGTGGGTTCCCGGCGCGATCGTCGATGATTTTGTCTATACTCTTTAA
- a CDS encoding AI-2E family transporter: MASLFVHKEPDPLNGVPEQRFTLSLSNILVVLGSIVLVVLLWQLRSLLLLLMISVVLAATFAPIVDWAEQWRIPRWVTVILVYLTLISGIIGVSLIIGPTAFEQIERLIRKLPVYLKDVLAIAETWAMQQNETRPDLVSQLFDQFFDVQGVTRWAITSTQKILLRSFSLTTGFVGGIFSLILAIFLSGYILSDSRTLLGNLARLLPQPWDERLAAQFAPMTQRMGSYIRGRVLVSAILGVAITTSLGFLGLSEYALGLGAIAGVTNLIPFLGPILGSIPALLVAVSQGWWTFLWVLLLFVIIQNIETYVLDPLLVGSSVGVHPLYQLLAVLGGAQVLGIIGALIVPPWIAGCTVLLENLYLQPKLRAERQLKLQSQAESSVPVSPS, encoded by the coding sequence ATGGCTAGTTTGTTTGTGCATAAGGAGCCCGACCCATTGAACGGTGTACCTGAACAACGGTTTACGTTGTCTCTCTCAAATATTTTGGTGGTGTTGGGGAGCATTGTGCTGGTGGTGCTCCTGTGGCAACTGCGCAGTTTGCTGCTACTGCTGATGATCTCCGTGGTCTTAGCTGCCACCTTCGCTCCGATTGTGGATTGGGCAGAACAGTGGCGCATCCCGCGCTGGGTGACGGTGATCTTGGTCTACCTTACGTTGATCTCGGGGATCATTGGCGTCAGCTTGATTATTGGCCCCACCGCCTTCGAGCAAATTGAACGGTTGATTCGCAAACTGCCGGTTTACCTAAAAGACGTGTTAGCGATCGCTGAAACCTGGGCGATGCAGCAAAATGAAACCCGTCCAGATTTGGTCAGTCAGCTTTTTGATCAGTTCTTTGATGTGCAAGGGGTGACCCGCTGGGCCATTACCTCCACCCAAAAAATTCTTCTGCGTTCATTTAGCCTAACCACCGGGTTTGTGGGGGGCATTTTTAGCCTGATCCTGGCGATCTTTCTCTCAGGCTACATTTTGTCCGATAGCCGCACGCTGTTGGGGAATCTAGCGCGGCTGTTGCCCCAGCCTTGGGATGAACGTCTTGCCGCTCAGTTTGCCCCCATGACCCAGCGCATGGGCAGCTATATTCGGGGTCGAGTGCTGGTGTCTGCCATTTTGGGCGTGGCAATTACCACCAGTCTTGGTTTCCTGGGGTTGTCGGAGTATGCCTTGGGTCTGGGAGCGATCGCGGGTGTCACCAACCTAATTCCCTTTCTCGGGCCCATTTTAGGCTCGATCCCCGCGTTACTCGTTGCAGTTTCCCAGGGTTGGTGGACGTTCCTTTGGGTCTTGCTGCTGTTTGTGATCATCCAAAATATTGAAACCTACGTCCTGGATCCCCTCTTAGTAGGCTCCTCTGTGGGGGTGCATCCTCTCTACCAACTTCTGGCCGTGTTGGGTGGCGCGCAGGTTCTAGGTATCATTGGAGCGTTGATTGTGCCGCCTTGGATTGCTGGATGTACGGTTTTACTAGAAAACTTATATCTCCAGCCCAAACTACGTGCCGAACGCCAACTCAAGCTCCAAAGCCAGGCTGAATCATCTGTCCCCGTCTCACCGTCCTAG
- a CDS encoding DUF1815 family protein, producing the protein MFTRLAEQHRQFVKDLVMNLQAMAIVLERRGYLASCYTCGGQMNSASFMVSLGDNHLIRFLVSDYGITWTEMRDDRELMKLEGAEAISQLQDLANLIKYHIQPSEQFAITNAS; encoded by the coding sequence ATGTTTACACGTCTTGCAGAGCAACATCGACAATTTGTAAAAGATCTCGTGATGAATCTCCAGGCAATGGCGATTGTGCTGGAGCGTCGCGGCTACTTAGCGTCTTGCTACACCTGTGGCGGGCAGATGAATAGCGCATCATTTATGGTGAGCTTAGGCGATAATCACTTGATTCGATTCTTGGTGTCCGACTACGGCATCACTTGGACGGAAATGCGTGATGATCGCGAACTGATGAAGCTAGAGGGAGCTGAGGCCATTAGTCAATTGCAGGACTTAGCGAATTTGATTAAATATCACATTCAGCCGTCTGAGCAGTTTGCTATCACCAATGCGTCATAG